In Arcobacter ellisii, a genomic segment contains:
- a CDS encoding ferritin family protein, with the protein MKQYETYKCNKCGNEVEVQNVGGGTLHCCGQEMEMITTNLTAVNLMKAFAGESMARNKYDLYGDIAYEQGYHRIAKFFHEAAVNEKYHARAEYKAYNKLVNDYELDSTAKNIVTAADGEQYEHEEMYPNFEAIAKEEGLKEIARLFKAIGKVEVEHEKEYRELLQALEDEGFFESEEEEEWVCEVCGHVHRGKKPPKECPLCRVEKEYFKKKCDDVTRG; encoded by the coding sequence ATGAAACAATACGAAACTTATAAATGTAATAAATGTGGAAATGAAGTAGAAGTACAAAACGTTGGTGGTGGAACTTTACACTGCTGTGGTCAAGAGATGGAAATGATTACAACAAATTTAACTGCTGTTAATTTGATGAAAGCATTTGCAGGTGAATCAATGGCAAGAAATAAATATGATTTATATGGTGATATTGCTTACGAACAAGGGTATCATAGAATTGCAAAGTTTTTCCATGAAGCTGCAGTTAATGAAAAATATCACGCACGTGCAGAATACAAAGCTTACAACAAATTAGTAAATGATTATGAACTTGATTCAACTGCTAAAAATATTGTAACTGCAGCAGATGGAGAGCAATATGAACATGAAGAAATGTATCCAAATTTTGAAGCAATTGCAAAAGAAGAAGGATTAAAAGAGATTGCAAGATTATTTAAAGCAATTGGAAAAGTTGAAGTTGAACATGAAAAAGAGTATAGAGAACTTTTACAAGCTTTAGAAGATGAAGGTTTCTTTGAATCTGAAGAGGAAGAAGAGTGGGTATGTGAAGTTTGTGGACATGTGCATAGAGGTAAAAAACCACCAAAAGAGTGTCCATTATGTAGAGTAGAAAAAGAGTACTTCAAGAAAAAATGTGATGATGTAACAAGAGGATAA
- a CDS encoding Fur family transcriptional regulator: protein MTNYTNLLKEYDLKVTPQRVAIVEELYKNGHMNIDDLYKKLLSKFPSVSLATIYKNINAMVEKVFLSEVKLPNSKSVYELVKTEHAHLVCSSCGYIEDIILDASSIQEQANNLSSFKIDSTSIVLSGLCPHCSK from the coding sequence ATGACAAATTATACAAATTTATTAAAAGAATATGATTTAAAAGTTACTCCACAAAGAGTAGCGATTGTTGAAGAACTTTATAAAAATGGTCATATGAACATTGATGATTTATACAAAAAACTATTATCTAAGTTCCCTTCAGTATCATTAGCAACTATTTATAAAAATATTAATGCAATGGTTGAAAAAGTTTTTCTTTCAGAAGTTAAGTTGCCAAATTCTAAATCAGTGTATGAATTGGTAAAAACTGAACATGCACATTTAGTATGTTCTTCTTGTGGATATATTGAAGATATCATATTAGATGCTTCATCTATTCAAGAACAAGCAAATAACTTAAGCTCATTTAAAATTGATTCAACAAGTATCGTTTTAAGTGGTTTATGTCCTCACTGTTCAAAATAG
- the ybeY gene encoding rRNA maturation RNase YbeY — translation MIDIDNSTEFEINISTIEKITDSLTNKDIELLVVKNDEIQALNKVHRNIDKATDVLSFPLDYDFPDAPLGSIVISTDFVEEKAKEYGHSFDEEFTLLFIHGILHLLGYDHEVDNGEHRNKEEELIKEFNLPNSLIVRNS, via the coding sequence ATGATTGATATAGATAATAGCACTGAATTTGAAATTAATATTTCAACAATTGAAAAGATAACAGATTCACTTACAAATAAAGATATTGAACTTCTTGTAGTAAAAAATGATGAAATTCAAGCTTTAAATAAAGTGCATAGAAATATAGACAAAGCTACTGATGTTTTAAGTTTTCCACTTGATTATGATTTTCCTGATGCACCGTTAGGTTCAATTGTAATTTCAACTGATTTTGTGGAAGAAAAAGCAAAAGAGTATGGACATAGTTTTGATGAGGAATTTACACTTTTATTTATTCATGGAATTTTACATCTTTTAGGTTATGACCATGAAGTTGATAATGGTGAACATAGAAATAAAGAAGAAGAGTTAATAAAAGAGTTTAACTTACCAAATAGTTTAATAGTAAGAAACTCTTAA